In Excalfactoria chinensis isolate bCotChi1 chromosome 20, bCotChi1.hap2, whole genome shotgun sequence, a genomic segment contains:
- the ANGPTL7 gene encoding angiopoietin-related protein 7 isoform X2, translating to MPARSTVQLAWLCIITVSVAVYPALLQKPPKRRTINGNIQSKMMGCCDEIKELKLQVANLSRMLQELSKKQEGDWVNVVMQVMELEGSTKQMESRLIDAESKYSEMNNQIDIMQLQAAQTVTQTSADAVYDCSSLYQRNYRISGVYKLPPDEFLGSPDLEVFCDMETDGGGWTIIQRRKVGLTSFNRDWKQYREGFGNIRGDFWLGNENIYRLSRRPTVLRVELEDWEGNIRYAQYKQFTLSNELNSYRLFVGNYTGNTGRDSLRYHNNTAFSTKDKDNDKCVDDCAQFRKGGYWYNCCTDSNLNGVYYRKGEHTKNMDGITWYGWHGSTYSLKRVEMKIRPEDFKP from the exons ATGCCAGCAAGATCTACTGTTCAGCTGGCATGGCTCTGCATTATCACTGTGTCTGTTGCTGTCtatccagcactgctgcagaagcCTCCTAAAAGGAGGACAATCAATGGGAACATACAGTCCAAGATGATGGGATGCTGCGATGAGATTAAAGAGCTCAAGTTGCAAGTAGCCAACCTGAGCAGaatgctgcaggagctgagcaaGAAGCAGGAAGGTGACTGGGTGAATGTGGTGATGCAGGTGATGGAGCTGGAAGGAAGCACCAAGCAGATGGAGTCCCGCCTCATTGATGCTGAGAGCAAGTACTCCGAAATGAACAACCAGATAGATATCATGCAACTCCAGGCAGCTCAGACGGTCACGCAAACTTCAGCTG ATGCTGTCTATGACTGCTCATCACTTTATCAGAGGAACTATCGCATCTCTGGCGTTTACAAGCTACCTCCTGATGAATTTCTGGGCAGTCCAGATCTGGAG gTGTTCTGTGACATGGAGACAGATGGAGGTGGCTGGACTATCATTCAGAGGCGTAAAGTCGGTCTGACATCTTTCAATAGGGACTGGAAACAATACAGGGAAGGATTTGGCAATATTCGGGGAGATTTTTGGCTGGGAAATGAAAACATCTACCGACTTTCACGACGTCCCACTGTCCTGCGGGTAGAGTTGGAG GACTGGGAAGGTAACATACGCTATGCACAATATAAGCAATTCACCCTGAGCAATGAATTAAACAGCTACCGCCTTTTTGTGGGGAACTACACTGGCAACACAGGACGTGACTCCCTGAGGTACCACAACAACACAGCCTTCAGCACAAAGGACAAAGATAACGACAAGTGCGTGGATGACTGTGCCCAGTTCCGTAAAG GTGGATATTGGTACAACTGCTGCACAGATTCCAACCTGAACGGGGTTTACTACCGGAAAGGAGAACACACCAAAAACATGGATGGTATCACCTGGTATGGATGGCATGGGTCAACCTATTCCCTTAAAAGGGTTGAGATGAAGATCCGGCCAGAAGACTTCAAACCATAG
- the ANGPTL7 gene encoding angiopoietin-related protein 7 isoform X1 has product MPARSTVQLAWLCIITVSVAVYPALLQKPPKRRTINGNIQSKMMGCCDEIKELKLQVANLSRMLQELSKKQEGDWVNVVMQVMELEGSTKQMESRLIDAESKYSEMNNQIDIMQLQAAQTVTQTSAVDAVYDCSSLYQRNYRISGVYKLPPDEFLGSPDLEVFCDMETDGGGWTIIQRRKVGLTSFNRDWKQYREGFGNIRGDFWLGNENIYRLSRRPTVLRVELEDWEGNIRYAQYKQFTLSNELNSYRLFVGNYTGNTGRDSLRYHNNTAFSTKDKDNDKCVDDCAQFRKGGYWYNCCTDSNLNGVYYRKGEHTKNMDGITWYGWHGSTYSLKRVEMKIRPEDFKP; this is encoded by the exons ATGCCAGCAAGATCTACTGTTCAGCTGGCATGGCTCTGCATTATCACTGTGTCTGTTGCTGTCtatccagcactgctgcagaagcCTCCTAAAAGGAGGACAATCAATGGGAACATACAGTCCAAGATGATGGGATGCTGCGATGAGATTAAAGAGCTCAAGTTGCAAGTAGCCAACCTGAGCAGaatgctgcaggagctgagcaaGAAGCAGGAAGGTGACTGGGTGAATGTGGTGATGCAGGTGATGGAGCTGGAAGGAAGCACCAAGCAGATGGAGTCCCGCCTCATTGATGCTGAGAGCAAGTACTCCGAAATGAACAACCAGATAGATATCATGCAACTCCAGGCAGCTCAGACGGTCACGCAAACTTCAGCTG TAGATGCTGTCTATGACTGCTCATCACTTTATCAGAGGAACTATCGCATCTCTGGCGTTTACAAGCTACCTCCTGATGAATTTCTGGGCAGTCCAGATCTGGAG gTGTTCTGTGACATGGAGACAGATGGAGGTGGCTGGACTATCATTCAGAGGCGTAAAGTCGGTCTGACATCTTTCAATAGGGACTGGAAACAATACAGGGAAGGATTTGGCAATATTCGGGGAGATTTTTGGCTGGGAAATGAAAACATCTACCGACTTTCACGACGTCCCACTGTCCTGCGGGTAGAGTTGGAG GACTGGGAAGGTAACATACGCTATGCACAATATAAGCAATTCACCCTGAGCAATGAATTAAACAGCTACCGCCTTTTTGTGGGGAACTACACTGGCAACACAGGACGTGACTCCCTGAGGTACCACAACAACACAGCCTTCAGCACAAAGGACAAAGATAACGACAAGTGCGTGGATGACTGTGCCCAGTTCCGTAAAG GTGGATATTGGTACAACTGCTGCACAGATTCCAACCTGAACGGGGTTTACTACCGGAAAGGAGAACACACCAAAAACATGGATGGTATCACCTGGTATGGATGGCATGGGTCAACCTATTCCCTTAAAAGGGTTGAGATGAAGATCCGGCCAGAAGACTTCAAACCATAG